A region from the Paraburkholderia youngii genome encodes:
- a CDS encoding formate dehydrogenase beta subunit, translated as MTRIYVPRDSSALALGADALAEAIASEAARRGMAIELIRNGSRGLLWLEPLVEVATPEGRIGYANVDVEDVAALFDAGFVDGGEHARRVGVVDEIPYLKKQQRLTFARIGITDPLSIDDYVAHGGLEGLRNALQTDGDAACEALIQSGLRGRGGAAFPAGIKWRTVRGAKAAQKYVVCNADEGDSGTFSDRLVMESDPYVLIEGMIIAGIVTGATVGYIYVRSEYPHSIATLEAAIARARTAGWLGDSVLSSGQRFELFVAKGAGSYVCGEETAMLESLEGKRGIVRAKPPVPALVGLYGQPTVINNVITLATVPIIFARGAAFYKDFGMGRSRGTLPFQLAGNIKRGGLVELAFGVTLRQLLDDFGGGTASGRPARAVQVGGPLGTYLPESQWDIPMDYEAYAAVGAVIGHGGLVVHDDTSNLAELAQYAMHFCALESCGKCTPCRIGSTRGVEVIERIRNGDTSTRQVQLLRDLCDTMVSGSLCAMGGMTPFPVLSALDHFPEDFGLAADPTADHASKAAAA; from the coding sequence ATGACGCGCATCTATGTTCCGCGAGATTCGTCGGCGCTCGCGCTCGGCGCCGATGCGCTGGCCGAAGCCATCGCCAGCGAAGCCGCGCGCCGCGGCATGGCGATCGAACTGATCCGCAACGGTTCGCGCGGGTTGCTGTGGCTCGAACCGCTGGTCGAAGTCGCGACGCCCGAAGGCCGTATCGGCTACGCGAATGTCGACGTGGAAGACGTCGCTGCGTTGTTCGACGCGGGCTTCGTCGACGGCGGCGAGCATGCGCGGCGCGTCGGCGTGGTCGACGAGATTCCGTATCTGAAGAAGCAGCAGCGCCTGACCTTCGCGCGGATCGGCATCACCGACCCGCTGTCCATCGACGACTACGTCGCACATGGCGGCCTCGAAGGCCTACGCAACGCGCTGCAAACCGACGGCGATGCCGCGTGCGAAGCGCTGATCCAATCCGGCCTGCGTGGCCGCGGCGGCGCGGCCTTCCCGGCCGGCATCAAGTGGCGCACGGTGCGCGGCGCGAAGGCCGCGCAGAAGTACGTCGTCTGCAATGCCGACGAAGGCGATTCGGGCACCTTCTCCGATCGCCTGGTGATGGAAAGCGATCCGTATGTGCTGATCGAAGGCATGATCATCGCGGGCATCGTAACTGGCGCAACCGTCGGCTACATCTATGTGCGCAGCGAATACCCGCACTCGATCGCGACGCTCGAAGCGGCCATCGCCCGCGCGCGCACAGCCGGCTGGCTCGGCGACAGCGTGCTCTCGAGCGGGCAGCGCTTCGAGCTGTTCGTCGCGAAAGGCGCGGGCTCGTACGTGTGCGGCGAAGAAACCGCGATGCTGGAATCGCTCGAAGGCAAGCGCGGCATCGTCCGCGCGAAGCCGCCGGTGCCCGCCCTCGTCGGTCTCTACGGCCAGCCCACCGTGATCAACAACGTGATCACGCTCGCCACGGTGCCGATCATCTTCGCGCGCGGCGCGGCGTTCTATAAGGACTTCGGCATGGGCCGCTCGCGCGGCACATTGCCGTTCCAACTGGCCGGCAACATCAAGCGAGGCGGCCTCGTCGAACTCGCGTTCGGCGTGACATTGCGCCAACTGCTCGACGACTTCGGCGGCGGCACCGCGAGTGGCCGACCGGCGCGCGCAGTGCAGGTCGGCGGTCCGCTCGGCACATATTTGCCGGAAAGCCAGTGGGACATCCCGATGGACTACGAAGCGTACGCGGCAGTCGGCGCGGTGATCGGCCACGGCGGTCTCGTCGTGCATGATGACACGTCGAACCTGGCCGAGCTCGCGCAATACGCGATGCACTTCTGCGCGCTCGAATCGTGCGGCAAATGCACACCGTGCCGGATCGGCTCGACGCGCGGCGTCGAAGTGATCGAGCGGATTCGTAATGGCGATACCTCGACGCGTCAGGTGCAACTGCTGCGCGATCTGTGCGACACGATGGTGTCCGGTTCGCTGTGCGCGATGGGCGGCATGACGCCGTTCCCGGTGCTGTCCGCGCTCGATCATTTCCCTGAAGACTTCGGTCTCGCCGCCGATCCCACTGCCGACCACGCCAGCAAAGCGGCCGCGGCCTGA
- a CDS encoding NAD(P)H-dependent oxidoreductase subunit E, giving the protein MDDSLATAPDQLVQRHAQPGRTLMTILHAIQDELGFVPPAAVGPLARALNLSRAEVHGVITYYHHFRTTPAAPVTVQLCRAEACRSMGTEALAPHIEAHTGCRFDTGHHDGATVELESVYCLGQCALSPAMMLNGTLHARVTPQKFDALLAAASKRVEVPA; this is encoded by the coding sequence TTGGACGATTCTCTCGCCACGGCGCCGGATCAGCTCGTGCAACGACACGCGCAACCGGGCCGCACGCTCATGACGATCCTGCATGCGATCCAGGACGAACTCGGCTTTGTGCCACCTGCCGCAGTCGGACCGCTCGCCCGCGCGTTGAACCTGTCGCGCGCGGAAGTGCACGGCGTCATCACCTACTACCATCACTTCCGCACCACGCCGGCCGCGCCCGTCACGGTACAGCTGTGCCGCGCCGAAGCATGCCGCAGCATGGGCACCGAGGCGCTCGCCCCGCACATCGAGGCGCACACGGGTTGTCGCTTTGACACCGGTCACCATGACGGCGCGACGGTTGAGCTCGAATCGGTGTACTGCCTCGGCCAATGCGCGCTGTCGCCGGCGATGATGCTGAACGGCACGCTGCACGCACGCGTTACGCCACAGAAATTCGACGCGCTGCTCGCCGCAGCCAGCAAACGCGTGGAGGTGCCGGCATGA
- a CDS encoding helix-turn-helix transcriptional regulator, whose product MVRIECQVELVVKGADGREASLSDVVPLLALVDESGSIAQAAALKGLSYRHAWGLLRSIEERLGGPLIAKERGRGSVLSDLGHAVLHGQRLCGERLDGNLQALASEVASDLNRWLAPPTDNVRIHASHGYAVAALVTALVANDLPVEIKYRDGADAVSALARGECDLAGFHLPLGEFRAVCADTYRRWLDPQRHVLVHLTRRKQGLFIGKGNPKGIGGLGDLARDDIRFVNRQPGSGTRMLLDLALRQIGVDPDRVNGYASTELTHSAIAAFVASGMADIGFGVQPAAHHFGLDFIPIVDEDYYFACDRAHLSRAPLATVINLLRGSAFHHRVEQLAGYDPCDCGRLVDLDEGLGGALA is encoded by the coding sequence ATGGTCAGGATCGAATGTCAGGTCGAGCTGGTCGTGAAGGGTGCGGACGGCCGCGAGGCCAGCCTGTCTGACGTGGTGCCGCTACTCGCGCTTGTCGATGAATCTGGCAGCATTGCGCAGGCGGCGGCGCTTAAGGGTTTGTCCTACCGGCACGCGTGGGGTTTGCTGCGCAGCATCGAGGAGCGGCTTGGCGGTCCGCTGATAGCGAAAGAGCGGGGGCGCGGCTCGGTTTTGTCCGACCTCGGACACGCGGTGCTGCATGGGCAGCGGCTCTGCGGTGAGCGGCTCGACGGCAATCTGCAGGCGCTCGCGAGCGAAGTGGCGAGCGATCTGAACCGCTGGCTCGCGCCCCCCACCGATAACGTGCGCATCCACGCGTCGCACGGTTATGCGGTGGCCGCGCTCGTGACTGCACTAGTCGCCAACGATCTGCCGGTCGAGATCAAGTACCGCGACGGCGCCGACGCGGTCAGCGCGCTCGCGCGCGGCGAGTGCGATCTGGCGGGCTTTCACCTGCCGCTCGGCGAGTTTCGCGCGGTGTGCGCCGATACCTACCGGCGCTGGCTCGATCCGCAACGGCATGTGCTCGTGCATCTGACCCGGCGCAAGCAAGGGCTCTTCATCGGCAAGGGCAATCCCAAGGGAATCGGTGGGCTCGGCGATCTGGCGCGCGACGACATCCGTTTCGTCAACCGCCAGCCCGGCTCGGGTACGCGGATGCTGCTCGATCTCGCGCTGCGACAGATCGGGGTGGACCCGGACCGCGTGAACGGCTATGCGTCGACCGAGCTGACGCACTCCGCGATCGCGGCGTTCGTCGCGAGCGGCATGGCGGACATAGGCTTCGGCGTGCAGCCCGCTGCGCATCATTTCGGGCTCGACTTCATTCCGATCGTCGACGAGGACTATTACTTCGCGTGCGACCGCGCGCACCTGTCACGCGCGCCGCTCGCGACGGTGATCAATCTGTTGCGCGGCAGCGCGTTTCACCATCGCGTCGAGCAGCTCGCCGGCTACGATCCGTGCGACTGCGGCAGGCTCGTCGATCTCGACGAGGGGCTCGGCGGCGCGCTAGCTTAA
- the gph gene encoding phosphoglycolate phosphatase (PGP is an essential enzyme in the glycolate salvage pathway in higher organisms (photorespiration in plants). Phosphoglycolate results from the oxidase activity of RubisCO in the Calvin cycle when concentrations of carbon dioxide are low relative to oxygen. This enzyme is a member of the Haloacid Dehalogenase (HAD) superfamily of aspartate-nucleophile hydrolase enzymes (PF00702).), whose amino-acid sequence MSDPTPLPQREDNDDTLGFCLAVLFDLDGTLADTAPDLAAAVNKMRHDRGLEMVPLEKLRPLASAGARGLICGAFGIGPDHHEFASMREEFLANYEADLCIETTLFPGIAEVLDELDARGVRWGIVTNKVARLTEPLVAQLGLEERAGCVVSGDTTPHSKPHPAPLLHAARELDIAPERVVYIGDDLRDVQAGFAAGMKTVAAAYGYCGNDIPPTRWHAQHVVESTAELQTLLRDIV is encoded by the coding sequence ATGAGCGACCCGACTCCCCTGCCGCAACGCGAAGACAACGACGACACGCTCGGCTTTTGCCTCGCCGTGCTTTTCGACCTCGACGGCACGCTTGCCGACACGGCGCCCGACCTCGCGGCAGCCGTCAATAAAATGCGCCACGACCGGGGACTCGAGATGGTGCCGCTCGAGAAGCTGCGCCCGCTCGCCTCGGCCGGAGCGCGCGGACTGATCTGCGGCGCGTTCGGCATCGGGCCCGATCATCACGAATTCGCATCGATGCGCGAGGAGTTTCTCGCGAACTACGAAGCGGACCTGTGCATCGAGACGACGCTCTTTCCGGGCATCGCGGAAGTGCTCGACGAACTCGACGCGCGCGGCGTGCGCTGGGGCATCGTCACGAACAAGGTCGCGCGGCTCACCGAACCGCTCGTCGCGCAACTCGGGCTCGAGGAGCGCGCCGGCTGCGTGGTGAGCGGCGACACGACCCCACATTCGAAGCCGCACCCCGCGCCGCTGCTGCACGCGGCGCGTGAGCTGGACATCGCGCCGGAGCGCGTCGTCTATATCGGCGACGATCTGCGCGACGTGCAGGCCGGTTTTGCTGCCGGCATGAAGACCGTCGCCGCCGCGTACGGCTATTGCGGCAACGACATTCCGCCGACACGGTGGCACGCGCAACACGTGGTGGAGTCGACGGCCGAGTTGCAGACGCTGCTGCGCGACATTGTCTGA
- the ubiG gene encoding bifunctional 2-polyprenyl-6-hydroxyphenol methylase/3-demethylubiquinol 3-O-methyltransferase UbiG: MTNADPHELQKFSDLAHRWWDPNAEFKPLHELNPIRLRWIDAHAHLAGKKVLDIGCGGGILSESMAGLGAHVKGIDLSTQALGVADLHSLESGVTVDYEEIAAEALAAREPGTYDVVTCMEMLEHVPQPAAIVEACKNLVKPGGWVFFSTLNRNVKSYLFAVIGAEYIARMLPKGTHDYARFIRPSELAGFVRAADLRTADIKGIVYNPLSKHFALSSDTSVNYMLACRRDA, translated from the coding sequence ATGACCAACGCCGATCCCCACGAACTACAGAAATTCAGCGACCTCGCGCATCGTTGGTGGGACCCGAACGCCGAATTCAAACCACTGCACGAACTGAATCCAATTCGCCTGCGCTGGATCGACGCGCACGCGCATCTCGCCGGCAAAAAGGTGCTCGATATCGGTTGCGGCGGCGGCATCCTGTCGGAATCGATGGCAGGCTTGGGCGCGCATGTTAAGGGCATCGACCTGTCGACGCAGGCACTCGGCGTCGCCGATCTTCACAGCCTTGAAAGCGGTGTAACTGTCGATTACGAAGAAATCGCGGCCGAGGCGCTGGCCGCGCGCGAACCGGGCACCTATGACGTGGTCACCTGCATGGAAATGCTCGAGCACGTGCCCCAGCCGGCCGCGATCGTCGAGGCCTGCAAGAATCTCGTGAAGCCGGGCGGGTGGGTGTTTTTCTCCACGCTGAACCGCAACGTGAAGTCGTATCTGTTCGCGGTGATCGGCGCCGAATACATCGCACGAATGCTGCCGAAGGGCACGCACGACTACGCGCGCTTCATCCGCCCGTCGGAACTCGCCGGCTTCGTGCGCGCCGCCGATCTGCGCACGGCCGACATCAAGGGCATCGTGTACAACCCGCTCAGCAAGCATTTCGCGCTGTCGTCCGACACGAGCGTCAACTATATGCTCGCCTGTCGCCGCGACGCCTGA